One Cucumis melo cultivar AY chromosome 8, USDA_Cmelo_AY_1.0, whole genome shotgun sequence genomic window, AGGGATGACGGACGTTATATACATTAAAGCTCTACACATATACAAATATGGTATACAAGTATTTTACACAATGAATGAAATAATGTTGggtaaataataaacaaatgaacCCCCATCATAAAGCTACGACTTTTACAAACCAAACCAACTCATGCAAATATTTGCTGTATCACCATTTCTGCATTTCCATTATACTGCGCAAGAAGATGGATTGCATCAGCCCTGGGCAAGGCAAGAAACTCCTGAATCCATGCACAACAACTTCGCATCACAAATATGTAGAGAATCTATAACAAGACTATATAGAAAACCGTATTTTCTACCAAACATAATTTGTAAGTTCACTTTTCGAGTTGAAATtacttaccatgactttaagTATTGCATTTTCGTCACATGCATCTCTAGATGATGCTTGTGTGGGACTGCTACCATCTTCTGAGGTTCTTGCACCCAGAGATTTTGTGACTTGGGAAGAACCGTGGCTGCAACTATCTGAATTTGATTTCAGTAGCCCAGCGGTAGTAGAAAGCAAAGGTGGATTAACTTCCTTCAACAAATCAATCTTCAAAAGACCTTCAAACCGATCCTTGCACATTTGAAGTTTAAACCATTCACTATGAGAGTGAAGTGTGGCTCTCATCAACTTCATTAGTTGTGGCTCTTCAATACCAAGTCTCCTTCCAACAGCAACCTGTTGAAAACGTAAATTTTTTATGTCGTATTGTTCATATTTGCAGATCAGTGTATTCTGTTCTCTTCTTGGTAGAGAAAATTATGGAAGTCACAAGTTTAATCCTCCCTGTTAACTAAATATTCTAATACCACGATCTCATTCTTTTACCTCCTATCATATCTGCCTGTCTTATATTATATTTAGGAAGTGTGCAATGAAAAAGGGGGTCATACGGAATGTGGTCCACAAATGGAAGCATTTGACACCTGTATCTAACAACTGTTTAAATTCTGAAAAATGTATTTGATAGTTGAAATCCCAACGTACATCTATAATAATGCCCTAGATCCATAGTCAGAGTCTGAGTTTGGCTAGTTTTGAGGCTGCAACATTCCCTATAATCAGGAAATGCCACTTAATGTCTTGAGCTCAACTTAATGAGTCTTGAGCTGCTTTTGCGATTGAAGAGCATGTCTGGAAACCAAAATGGATCAATTCAACATGTTCCGACTCTCACAAGATTTCGAAAAACTTATATACTTGCCGTATCCCATTATCACTCTAATGTTAGTGTGATGCCAACTCATTCATGCCTACAACGATTGCTCCTTACTCCCTCCCTCTTCTGAGTGTCAATATAACAGGTCTAAAAACATCAAGTTCTTTAAAACAGTACTTTTTTCAGTTTGGATAGGAATATGCCAGCATATACAATTTTTGGGCCTAACCAGCCATATACAAGAGAGAGACTCACACAATTTTCAGGCCAATGTCCCACCCCCCAAAAGTTAAATCTGAAATTGAGGGTTTCATTATTAGTAAGTTACTCCATACCTGGAGAGAATTAGCAAGAGCATTTATAGGGAAGCCTTTCCCAAGAATATCTTCCTTGGGCAGGAGCAAAGCCAACAAAGTCTCCTTTAATTGCTTCAACAAGGAAGGATCATTAGTGGCTAATGGGCCCAAGTGAGTGCATGCGACCCTCAATGCACTGGAATAATCGCCAGAACTAACCAGCTTCAAAAATTCAACCTGAATCCATAGGAacgaaaaataaatttaaaagaaataatgcAATCATTGTCGTCAAACAGCTGACTCGTGTAGACTTCCATGATCCATCATAGTGAATAGCTAAAAGTGTAGTAAGAATGAATAATAAGTATAAAAAGAAAACGCACACTGAACTTTGTTACAATCAATTACCTGCTTAAGTTGGAATAGGAGAATAGGATTTTGTGAAAAAAAGTTCGGATCCACGGCATTAATTTCTTCCACAACCTCTGCAGCAAACCTTTTACTTGCCAGTTCTCTAATGCCCAAGacaatttcatatttatcctcCTTGCCAGTAGACTCTACTGGTATATGTTTTTCAAGGTTCTGCAGAAAACACTTCAGTCAGATTGTTTCATTAGATGGAATAAAATATTAGTTATGGATGTACCTGTTGTTCCTTGGACATGGTTGTAGCGCTAAGTTCTTGTTTACTGCACCCACTGTAAGACACATCATGAAGTTCTGTATCATCAAGTCTTCctctccatctctttctcttgcTCCTCTCTACAATCCCTCGATTCTTGTTCACTTGTAACATTCTTGAATTTCCCACATGAACTGAATCACTAGTGCTACAATCTTCTCGATTGGACGTTGGCTCCGATGCATATCTAAGTTCAATATCAGTACCTTGTGAACTGGTCACATCAGCAGTATTTTCAGGAGAACTATCCACACGGGAATTGCTAACAGAAATTTCACCATCCGAAAGTTTACTGGTTGTGTAGTCAACTTCAAAAGAACAATTCCTAGAACAATACTCCTGCTCAGATTGATTAGCTTTCGATGAACTAGAGAGATTCTGCATCCCTAATTACCAAAAGATGACATACAGGTTTAAAATCCATACGAGCTTATTGATAAAAATAGGGGATAAAAGTTTGAATTTCACCAGAGAGGGCTCCTCGACCTGAATCCACAATTCCTCTGTAGATGCAATATTCACGAACGAGCTCATCGAGAACAGAAAGGTCCAATTTCATCCGGCACAACTCATTCTGCGAAATGTGTATAAACACTCATAATCAATGAGACCACCATGAGACTGAAACAAAATGAAGAATACTATTTTACTTGGCAAGATGACTGGCATTGCTGGTCATAATCACAAAAACATCAAGAGAATGATGCACATAATAATATTCAAGTAATTATAGGAATGGTAAACGTCAATGCAACAAAATAGATAGAACCATTCTGCATGTTAGAAAATCAAGAAATGATGAGTAAAGACCCCACTGTCAGtaaatttcaacaaaatttaaaaatgaacaATTTTCAGAACAAATAACAAACTGCCTCCAGAGACAGAAAGAAATTACTTTTACATGAACTAATTTACTATCATCTTGCTCTTGCCTTATATTTCTCAATGTTCCCACTTCCTATCGAACTTATATTCCAATAAGAAGAACCATTTCTAATTCACCAACCCATCAAGTCAGTGTCACTTCATCTGTGGCCCATGCCAGTATCAATTACAAGCACAGGATCCAATAAAGTTCTGGCTCACACTGTCTAATGCAACACAAAACAGCACAGAGTAGTTTAATTGCCTATCCCAAGGATTTGCATAAGATGAATCTAATAACAGTAAAACATAGACCAGAATGGATAAAAATATGAATCTTGAAATAGATGCTAACCTGGAATGCATGAAACAAATCCCCTTTGGTAAATCTCAAACTATCAATTGCCCCCTGCCTTGTTAGCTCTACAGCATGTGCAAGAGCTTGAATGTCCACCTACACTCATATTAAGCACAAAAAATGAGACGTGAAAAGAATAGCATCTCCTGAAAGATATTAACCAACTAACCATACACATGCAAATAGCGGCCAACTATCACGTTGTACCACACTACAAGACGGAACTAACTAGGAGctcaaatttataattaaaattcttATTTAAAAATTTGGTCATCTCACCTcatcaaatggaggagcttcgtACAGACTCTCCTTAGGTGTGGCAGGTGGATCGCGTTCATCTAGAAGCAACCTCTCGGTGAGATCTGATATGGGAGACGACACACCTTCACGAAAGCAAAAACCCTTATGTATGCTGCAAGAAAGAGCAAAGAAAAATATAGTAACTCAAATTCTAGATTTAACACAAACTTCTATGACGTGCACAATCCATTATGGGAGgggggaagaagaaagaagaaaatgcAGGGGGAAAAAACCTTATCAAGTATCTCAAAGTCATTGAGAAGACTGGATCGTATGCCTGCATATGAGCTCGTAGGACCGAGGACATTAATCCAGCAATATCAAACCTCCTCCTTTCACACCACTGAAACATGAGAAAATAAACTTTCAGACAAAAATTAAATGTGGTTCCCAATTCCACCCTGTTTCATAATCTTCAGAACACCAAAAAATAACACATTGCATCTAAAACTGGCAGAATCCAATTCGAAAGAAGTTCTTTCAGAAATATGTAGTTCAGACTCCAAAGGATAAATTTTGCAACATATTTAAACGCACACAACACAAACATAACaaggaaagaaaatatgaagagACAGAATCCACGTCTTAAATAAGAATTAACaatgtttttcaaaataaaacaaaagttcTTATTCGATTCTTCATGAATGTCCAAAGGTTAACATCTCTTCCATGTTAgaagttcaaagaataaaagaatttaactGACTCCAAAATTTTCCCAGTGCTTGTCAAATTAAGAAactattttataaaatttagatTTCCTATGTATCTCTTATTCCCATTATGTTCAAGAACCTCGACAACAGTAGGCAAGACAATTCCATATCCTACCCACCCAGAACCAGGGAATTCATATTGTCTTGGCAAAGAAACATGTACTGGACTTATATAATGCCCTGAGGGCCTAAGCCAAAAGAGACCCATTATAAATGTGACGAGTGAAAAATAATGTTCAACATAAGACTTCCGAGTGATTGCTTACTGGACCTTAAAAGTGGCCAAATCCCAATAAATTAAAGGACCATCTTTTTCTTCCTATAATTCCGTAGTGACCAGAGAGTACGGAAAAGAGGAAAGTGGCCGTCTTTACAGCTGTTTGAAATATAAGATAGCCAAATACTAAACGTGTATTCTAATTATGAAGAACAGCCATAGGTTATAGGGTTTCCAAAATACCAAAGGTAATATTCAAAAATGCGATATGAGATAAAATAGTATTATCCACCTCATATGTCACTGGGGAAGTTTGATTATCCTTGTCATAAATGAAGGCAAGAAGAACATGCTTGAACTCCTCATACGCCTCCTTAAACATAAACAAAAGAGAAGTCAGCCAAAAgcataaaaagaaaagttgCAGTATCTGATATAAAAATAGCACAGTGGTTCTTCCCCAATGGATTAAATACATTATGGAACAATATTATGTGGCAATCTATTGGAAAGGAAACCTGACGTTATCTGGAATAATGCAGTCAAAAGTTATTCTATGGTGCACTTATCCGGGAAATGGTTGAACTTTTGGGTTCTTATGgtgctctctctctcttttccagTCACCTTTTTGAAGTTACAGCTACTTCTTTATTACGCCAATCTAGAGTAGAAAAAAGATGGCTTATGGCATCTCATCTAGTACTTACCATTATTCAACcgaaattttctttctttaaaaaaggCAGCAACTTTTTGCTCGATCCTATAACCCGATAATACTTTCTTAAAAGCATCAATCGAAAACAAACCACGAATGTGTAGGATGGTTACCGGGTATGCATCAAGAGCACAAGGAGCGAGTGCAGTCCGAAGGCATTGAATGGCCAAATCTCGATCCTCTGGAGTCCCTTTCCTCAAAAGCTCAATAAATTTCTAAACAGGATTAAACACCAAAAAGGAAATGAATCAACTCAAAAGCCCCAACAACACAAGTAATTGGAAAAAAGATAGAAGAAAGGATGTTGCGCTGACTAGGATGTTTAGCTACAAAACAAAGGGATTCTATTTTTCTTGATTTCCAATTGCATAGTGCCAAATGATAAAAAATGGAAATATCCCCCTCAAATTAGCGAAAACAAAAGGAAGTAGCACATTCAGCATTAGGTAGGCAGGCAGCATcagcgagagagagagagagaggagaatTAGGAGTAACCTGCTTCTGCAACCGAAAAAGAAGCCTATGGTCGTCGAGAATGAAGGGTGCATGAAGACGGAGGAGATCGATGGCGGAGTCGATATGACCGGCCTCCAAAGAGCGTCTGATCTGGCGGATGATCAACCTGGAATGGTAAGAGGAGGAAGAAAGGGAGGAAGGGGAAGAAGGAGGGGAGGAAGAAAGGGAATCTTCAATCAAGTTCTCTGATCTGGCGAAGTCGATGATTAGGGCATCGAGAGCTTCCCAGTTCAAAGGGGTGGAGGTGGAGTCCATTTGGaaggaaggaagaaaagaaaagaaaagaaaagaaaagaaagaaagaggtaCGTTTGTGGATTAGATGATAATGAGGAGTATGGAATTTTGGAAGAGATGGGCGTTCGCTGATGATGACGCTAACTTGGTGGGAAACTCCTTTGCCTTTCCTTTCCTTACACACCAAAGGCGGCGATGTTGAGATGCAAAACACGAATGGAATTTCCAGGCTATATTAAATGCCACGTGTAGTTTTACGGCTTTAGACTCTTCCAGACTCGAACTCTCCCATCCCCTCCCGTCCTTTCTTCCTACTATTTTCATTTACTTTTAGCCATATTCTTCACCCTAATTTATCACCACTTATTGACCAACTATTCCCTCTCTCCTCTCTTCACCGCCAtgctttcttattttttaatccACTTTTTTGTCCAAATTAATAAAAACCTCTTAATACCCTAATTTCTTACATGATAAATTAGGTAAGTCCTACCtctattaaaattatttacaaatataataaaattttaaaatttgatagataaatataataaatttaaaattttgatctgtgttataaatatttaaatatacatttatttatttataggGATAACGTTGTttttttatgtaaatatttttttcgaacaatttgaatatCTAATAATATGATGGAAGGATTATTTAACTGAACAAGAGAAGAAACAACTTAACAAATATATTGAAGGATCGATAGTTGGATTGGATAGTAATAAATCATAATAATGAAGTGAATACTTTTAATTAACTACaaacataataaaatttataCACGGTAGATTTTTATTAGGTAGAGTAGATTTTGTTGTTTCAATCGTGCTAATAATATGGTATACATCCGATAGGCTTTAAATATTGGATCCGAACCTTAAACTTAGTTTGGCCAGTTCGGAGGAAAGAAATTTGTGTTGTCCGACTATTTTGGAGGCAAATTGCTTGTGAAACAATGGATGAACAATGAGAATAAAACTTAAGAACAACTTAAACCAAaaactccttttttttttctaatttgcATTGATCTCACACTTTTCGTACTAAAGAAAACCGTATGTACACACTATTAGTTGATGTGATAAATTATGACATATATGTTAAAGTGTTTGTTATCATGGTTTTGGATTCCAAACTAAATTGATTATATGTAGCtggaattaaaagaaaattgacaAATTACTCTTCGGTACACAGCCATCAAAGAAAATTAAAGGTAAAGATTATATTGTTGAAAGAAATGTTAATTGCCAAACAAAAACATTACATAAATTTGTACATGAACAACAACATCCAGctgattaagaaaaaaaaatcgacaaCATCACAATTCCTCTTAGAGTGGGGAAAAAGGTAAAAGAGTAGCAATTAAGATAGCAATGGATCTGATCTAGGAACTAGGAAGTTATGGGAAGATGGGAGGAGGAGTTATCGTAGAGGGCCAATTTGGGGATTTTGCCTTGGTTGGCGTCGATGTTTTTGTTGTTATCGGTGGCCGTGCAGCGCCCATCAACAACGGATCTCTTCAGGCTCAAGAACTCCTTCCATTTTGGTAGGCCACTTTTCGGGGGCACTGGAGCAATGTCTTCGTCGTCGTCAATGAGAAGCTCGTCTCCGAGAGTGGGCAATAATTTTCCCTTGAAGAAGAGCTGGTCGGCGGCGGTCATGGCGGTGTGATTAGTGGGATTTGGAGAGAATTCGAAGTCGTCGGAGGGGGGAGTATTTGAAAGGATTTTTGGATCCTGAATATTGTTGGTGGTGTTGGTGGGGGAGGGATTATTGGATGATTCGACGAAGTCGTTGGAAAAGGACAGTCTTGGGCTCATCGGAGGGAACTGTCCCTTCTGATCTGACTTGTTCTTGTACGTGTCCAAGCAAGCCATCATTCATTTGGTACACTTTCTCCCCACAAACGCCTGAACAAGCTGCCTTTAACTATACTTGGATTTATAGCTCCGGTGCAACACTTGGGTGCCTTCACAAAGGACAAGATtaaatattgtaattttttaatCCGGTTAAAATGTCAGTGGACATAAAAAGaggaaataaaatattgaaacgAAGCTGATAATAGAGATGGTTGGATGGCGTGGTTGGAAAAGAACTTAATTGCTGCCAATGGCGGAAGGCATTTGAAGCAATCTTTGACTGGCAggttgaaaattgaaataatgaGCTGGCCACCCCAATAGGCCATGTGGAAAGGCTAAGGTTTGTGTCTTTTAAATGCAAAACTAAGTACAAATGACATTTAATTAACAAGACAACTCCCTagactttgatttctttttaaaaccaaacataaacCAATCAAGTACAGATATATCTATACACTATCTTCGAATATTTGTTagctttatttgataaattagAACTTCCATAATACATGTTGCTGGGTTTCATAATATCTACTACAGAATTACTctctatcttcttttttttttttcccttactTGTTTGGTAAGATTAGAGATTTTAAGGAGTTAATTTAAATTACTGTGTGTTAGCATGTGAGGTAGATTTTAAAGATcttaattacaaaaaaaatggtGTTAAACGACATGGTTGTCAGTTGTCACTCACATGGGTTAAGAGTGAAtgttagagagagagagagagaggggtgCGAGGTAGTGGATTGGATTGTAACGAAAATCAGGTCAACAAAATAACAACTGGTTGCACATTGTCACAAATTCTGCctcttttttatgtttaatttaaatttgtgGGATGATCTCTTTTCCTACCTATAAAAGTAAGACACGAGGACAATCATTGTCtcttaaatattgttttttaattagTCCCATTTTGAAGAAAACTTCAATAGAAAAACGAATATAACCAAAACGATATTTTAATTTACTATGTCGTTGGAGAGAGAAATTAAGTGATCACTTTTCAAATCTACCTACTTTTAAAATCTACCTATTTATGACTTGATCAAGCAATTACATTTTGTAAGTAtatcattctacaccttcgttATCATTCAAAATCATTCATCTATTAATGTATCtcacattttaaaatataattgattataaatccaacattttgttttaACTAAGGCTGGGAACCTAAACCTAGGTTAATTCAAACTTTGAAACAAAATCAAATAGTAGGAAATTGAACTTGAACTTCTCCTCCAAGGTATATACCCAAACCAATCAAGTTAGATTGAAATCATGAACTATTATTATAAACTAACCACATCAACTATTAGCACGGCAATGTGTAGAAAGAATCTTGCAAATATCCCAAATCTTGGCTACCAATGCCACGTTAATTAACCTTTCAAGGTTAATGGTAAGATTTTGATAGGTAATCATTTAGTTTTTCATATTTGAAAGTCAAGTTATTTCCTCTAAATTTCTCACAATGGTTTGATTCTTTCTTAGATAAAGGAGTTGTATTATTggcaaattttaaaattttaaaattatattttttagtaATTAAAACTTAGCTTGATCTTTGAAAACTTTGGTAAAAAGTagataataaaataagaaatttagGGGTGAAAAATGGTGTTTATAGTTTAATCTTCAAAAACTATATAAAAAAAGGGTTACCAACTTGAATTTCtatattagaaaagaaaaataaaccaaatttgaACACCAAATTATCTCAGCATTCCATTCTCTCGATAAATAGCCCCCTGTTCAATAGACTGGAAAATTCTCTCAAGTACAGATCAACCAACATAAGTTATCATTGACAATGATCAGTTGGTAGGGGTAAAACACCTTCTAATCAAACCTTCTGTGTTGTCCTTAGATGTTCCATTGTAGCCGACATCCTTACAAAATTTCAGAAATCTGCAAACTTTCCAACTTCAGTTCgacttttttgttttgtagGAAAAAGACCAATTAATATCAGAATAATTATCTGAGAATGATTACCTAAGCAAAAATTTATATCCATCAAAGACATGGAGATGAAAGCAAGTAGTAATATACTTACATTAATGGGCATCTCAGCAATAACAAGGCCACTATTTTCTTCAATGCTTTTGAGAGTTACCACTTCTCCTCCAACAACCATGTTGATCAAGATCCCATCTGCATAAAAACGCAAAGGAAGCAACTCTTGTGTATGAAGAAGAAACCTAAACTGGGCAACTTATATTATAATCCGTTGCAGTATAAAAGAACAACCTGAGGCCGAGCAGGTAGTCATGCGCCTCATATATATTTCCTGCAATAAAAACCACATGAAGTTTAGGAGCACTGAGTGCTGTCACAATAAATTAACAATTTGCTTGTGAGTTTACTTCATACAACTTTTCAAATATGTGGTATTACAAGTTTGTTTAAGAACTGACCAGTACCACCTCAGGAATAGGAACAGTCAATACATTATACATGCAATTTATTCATAGAAATCGAAGTTCGAAACACAGAGCTACAACCACAATTCAAATGGTTGAAAAATGATTTCAGATGCACATCAGGAGCAATACAGAGGCTATAAAAAAGTTATATTATATTTAGAGTGAAGCAGAAACCAGTTGTAACTTCTGCTGGACATCACTGTCATACCCATTGATATAATCTAAtgcatatttttaaaaattatcagTTCATATAGTCCTGTAGTCTGAAAACTGCACCTTCTTTGTTGGTATCTCATAATTTATCAAAACATGGGCAGAAAGAGGCGACTCCCCAGAAGCAAGAAGTGGAAGGCAGGCGTCTGTTACTACAATCATGTGAGATTTTTCTCCAACTTTCTCACCCTCACATTTTTCTTCTGATAGAGAACTGAACTTTTGGCTCCACCTTGATGTTGTTTGCCGAAATTTCTCTAAAATCAGTGCACGGTCTGCTTCGGCAAGGTCACTGTACTGAATATGCCAAGGAATAAATACATTTCATCAATGTCATACAGTAAGTCTCATCCACCCTCAGAGTGATCACAGAATTGTCATTATCGCATATGTATGCCAACATGAGTAATGActagaagaaggaagaaaacaaATGGTACTCGGTGTAAGATTTTAATCAAAGAAAGGGGCAATTTCCCCTGGCAAAAGAAAGTAGAAACAAGTGCAAAAATTTGATCTTAAAACAAACAACAGGAACAACAACCGACGGCATACAGACTGTATAGGGTGACCGAATCATCACTTGCCCAGAAGGCATACAAAAATTTCTTAgctttgaacaaaaaaaaagcaTTAAAATGGGTGGTGTAGCCAAAATCACAAGCAGAGAATCCTCCAAGAATTATAACTAGAAAGACTTTATTACAATTCAATGTATGCTAATACAAGATATTAATCCTCTATTTATGTAGGATCTAACATCTAAGTacttaaaataaactaaaacaatTATACTGAACTGTTATAATTAACTCATTACGCTACTGCATCAACATAAGTTTTTTGTATTCCCGTGTatacttccattttttttctgaGTTAAAGTTGTTGttttcacatatatatatatataaaccataTCAACCAGAGTCAAAATA contains:
- the LOC103484771 gene encoding uncharacterized protein LOC103484771 isoform X3, yielding MAIDPIEAFSPPSHSSSHFSQQRHFYVAVDRLQFKMVPFSQSMLETLVGLLDVAGRRPSLPMIVCCSSRDELDSVCSAVSNLQYISLASLYSDLAEADRALILEKFRQTTSRWSQKFSSLSEEKCEGEKVGEKSHMIVVTDACLPLLASGESPLSAHVLINYEIPTKKEIYMRRMTTCSASDGILINMVVGGEVVTLKSIEENSGLVIAEMPINISEIL
- the LOC103484771 gene encoding uncharacterized protein LOC103484771 isoform X4; the protein is MAIDPIEAFSPPSHSSSHFSQQRHFYVAVDRLQFKMVPFSQSMLETLVGLLDVAGRRPSLPMIVCCSSRDELDSVCSAVSNLQYISLASLYSDLAEADRALILEKFRQTTSRWSQKFSSLSEEKCEGEKVGEKSHMIVVTDACLPLLASGESPLSAHVLINYEIPTKKEIYMRRMTTCSASDGILINMVVGGEVVTLKSIEENSGLVIAEMPINSN
- the LOC103484771 gene encoding ATP-dependent RNA helicase FAL1 isoform X6 — encoded protein: MAIDPIEAFSPPSHSSSHFSQQRHFYVAVDRLQFKMETLVGLLDVAGRRPSLPMIVCCSSRDELDSVCSAVSNLQYISLASLYSDLAEADRALILEKFRQTTSRWSQKFSSLSEEKCEGEKVGEKSHMIVVTDACLPLLASGESPLSAHVLINYEIPTKKEIYMRRMTTCSASDGILINMVVGGEVVTLKSIEENSGLVIAEMPINSN
- the LOC103484771 gene encoding uncharacterized protein LOC103484771 isoform X5, which gives rise to MAIDPIEAFSPPSHSSSHFSQQRHFYVAVDRLQFKMETLVGLLDVAGRRPSLPMIVCCSSRDELDSVCSAVSNLQYISLASLYSDLAEADRALILEKFRQTTSRWSQKFSSLSEEKCEGEKVGEKSHMIVVTDACLPLLASGESPLSAHVLINYEIPTKKEIYMRRMTTCSASDGILINMVVGGEVVTLKSIEENSGLVIAEMPINISEIL
- the LOC103484771 gene encoding uncharacterized protein LOC103484771 isoform X2, with amino-acid sequence MAIDPIEAFSPPSHSSSHFSQQRHFYVAVDRLQFKMETLVGLLDVAGRRPSLPMIVCCSSRDELDSVCSAVSNLQYISLASLYSDLAEADRALILEKFRQTTSRWSQKFSSLSEEKCEGEKVGEKSHMIVVTDACLPLLASGESPLSAHVLINYEIPTKKEIYMRRMTTCSASDGILINMVVGGEVVTLKSIEENSGLVIAEMPINVSILLLAFISMSLMDINFCLGNHSQIIILILIGLFPTKQKSRTEVGKFADF
- the LOC103484771 gene encoding uncharacterized protein LOC103484771 isoform X1; this encodes MAIDPIEAFSPPSHSSSHFSQQRHFYVAVDRLQFKMVPFSQSMLETLVGLLDVAGRRPSLPMIVCCSSRDELDSVCSAVSNLQYISLASLYSDLAEADRALILEKFRQTTSRWSQKFSSLSEEKCEGEKVGEKSHMIVVTDACLPLLASGESPLSAHVLINYEIPTKKEIYMRRMTTCSASDGILINMVVGGEVVTLKSIEENSGLVIAEMPINVSILLLAFISMSLMDINFCLGNHSQIIILILIGLFPTKQKSRTEVGKFADF
- the LOC103484771 gene encoding uncharacterized protein LOC103484771 isoform X7, whose protein sequence is MIVCCSSRDELDSVCSAVSNLQYISLASLYSDLAEADRALILEKFRQTTSRWSQKFSSLSEEKCEGEKVGEKSHMIVVTDACLPLLASGESPLSAHVLINYEIPTKKEIYMRRMTTCSASDGILINMVVGGEVVTLKSIEENSGLVIAEMPINVSILLLAFISMSLMDINFCLGNHSQIIILILIGLFPTKQKSRTEVGKFADF